In one window of Deltaproteobacteria bacterium RIFCSPHIGHO2_02_FULL_44_16 DNA:
- a CDS encoding NADPH-dependent 7-cyano-7-deazaguanine reductase QueF has product MIETFPNPHPERNYTIECTTNEFTCLCPRTGQPDFATITVQYIPDQLCFELKSFKLYLWSYRQEGAFHEAVTNRILSDVVEAVQPRWMEVKADFNIRGGIATTITATHGKKFL; this is encoded by the coding sequence ATGATCGAAACGTTTCCTAATCCTCATCCGGAACGCAACTACACGATCGAATGCACCACGAACGAGTTTACCTGTCTCTGTCCTCGTACGGGACAACCCGATTTTGCAACGATAACGGTTCAGTATATTCCCGATCAACTCTGTTTCGAGCTCAAAAGTTTCAAACTCTATCTTTGGAGTTATCGTCAAGAAGGGGCTTTTCATGAAGCGGTGACGAATCGGATTTTGTCTGATGTCGTAGAAGCGGTGCAACCGCGTTGGATGGAAGTTAAAGCCGATTTCAATATTCGCGGCGGCATTGCAACGACGATAACGGCGACGCATGGCAAAAAGTTTCTCTAA
- a CDS encoding cytidine deaminase, with the protein MLGDKVREVIQGLAASRARPDWDHYFMNIARVVALRSNCIKRKVAAVVVKDHRLVSTGYNGTPRGIRNCNEGGCPRCNQLGKSGANLDECVCSHAEENAIVQAAYHGTTLKGATLYCLISPCLTCTKMIINSGIREVVYTSEYTISETPLRLLKEAGITVRVLEKPLKRKER; encoded by the coding sequence ATGCTCGGAGATAAAGTGCGCGAAGTCATTCAAGGACTTGCTGCAAGTCGCGCCCGACCTGATTGGGATCACTATTTTATGAACATTGCTCGCGTCGTGGCGCTTCGTTCGAATTGCATCAAACGGAAAGTCGCTGCAGTTGTGGTCAAGGATCATCGCCTTGTCTCGACCGGTTACAACGGAACTCCTCGCGGCATTCGCAATTGCAACGAAGGAGGTTGTCCCCGGTGCAATCAACTCGGAAAATCGGGAGCCAATCTCGATGAATGCGTCTGTTCCCACGCTGAAGAAAACGCGATTGTCCAAGCAGCGTATCACGGCACGACGCTGAAAGGAGCAACCCTCTACTGTCTTATCTCACCATGTCTCACATGCACAAAAATGATTATTAACAGTGGTATTCGCGAAGTGGTGTACACGTCAGAATATACGATTTCCGAAACTCCTCTTCGTCTTCTGAAAGAAGCTGGAATCACGGTTCGTGTTTTGGAAAAACCGCTCAAAAGGAAAGAACGATGA
- a CDS encoding ABC transporter — translation MKKIVTMTKREFFSYFTSPIAYVYLMTYLVLANWFFFRGFFLVGQTDVRSFFSIQPWIFLFFIPAVSMGKWAEERKQGTLEILFTLPVRDIEVVLGKFLGAFALLVTALFFTFPMVMSVAFLGNLDWGPVIGGYIGLLFMAGAYLAIGLTISSMTENQIIAFILAVVVSFLFFMLGSPLLSGARGSFVAPMFQYFGIGMHFDSIARGVIDSRDILYYLSMIAFFLFLNLNVIQTKARK, via the coding sequence ATGAAAAAAATAGTGACCATGACGAAACGAGAATTTTTTTCTTATTTCACCTCTCCGATTGCCTATGTCTATTTGATGACCTACCTTGTGCTCGCGAATTGGTTTTTCTTCCGAGGATTTTTTTTAGTTGGACAAACAGATGTGCGAAGTTTTTTTTCCATTCAACCCTGGATCTTTCTTTTTTTCATTCCTGCAGTTTCAATGGGAAAATGGGCTGAAGAACGCAAACAAGGGACACTTGAAATTTTATTTACCCTTCCGGTGCGCGATATCGAAGTGGTGTTAGGGAAATTTTTGGGAGCTTTCGCTCTTCTTGTCACGGCTCTTTTTTTCACTTTTCCGATGGTCATGAGTGTTGCCTTTCTTGGAAATCTCGATTGGGGTCCTGTCATCGGAGGATATATTGGTCTGCTTTTTATGGCAGGAGCCTATTTGGCGATCGGTTTGACGATTTCGAGTATGACGGAAAATCAGATTATTGCTTTTATTTTGGCAGTTGTAGTCTCCTTTCTTTTCTTCATGCTCGGAAGTCCGCTTCTTTCAGGGGCACGAGGAAGTTTTGTCGCCCCGATGTTTCAATACTTCGGCATTGGTATGCACTTTGATTCGATTGCTCGCGGTGTGATTGATTCGCGAGATATTTTGTATTATCTTTCGATGATCGCATTTTTTCTTTTTCTCAATCTCAACGTCATTCAGACAAAGGCGAGAAAGTAA